The following are encoded together in the Edaphobacter lichenicola genome:
- a CDS encoding acyltransferase family protein, which translates to MSAPSQTPWPSLTGARPARLLSLDFLRGLTIAFMILVNNNGDEQLAYWPLKHAAWNGFTPTDLVFPTFLFLVGISTVFSTASRLAQGATKQTLFLHVLRRSITLYVIGLAIHSFPFFNFHTMRFYGVLPRIAICYFLIASLYIISPGWRSKAVLAISALAAYWILMRFVPVPGYGVPTHDIPLLDRDANLTAWLDRQLFSASHLYEHTRDPEGLLSTIPALATALFGVLTGIWLRTQRTLNQKITGIAIAGLSGILLGGLWNLSFPINKKLWTSSFVLFAGGLSLSFLALSLFLVDLPGKKPAKQDHSGVLKPFFIFGTNAIVAYAFSELLAAAIASIHVHPGVNLQQSIFRSIQHLVPNIPFASLLYGLAFVAVCWLFVAVLYRRKIFIKI; encoded by the coding sequence ATGAGCGCACCCTCCCAAACCCCCTGGCCCTCTCTCACCGGCGCCCGCCCAGCACGCCTCCTCTCGCTCGACTTCCTCCGCGGCCTCACCATCGCCTTTATGATCCTCGTCAACAACAACGGCGATGAACAGCTGGCCTACTGGCCACTCAAGCACGCGGCCTGGAATGGCTTCACCCCAACCGACCTCGTCTTCCCCACCTTCCTCTTCCTCGTCGGCATCTCGACCGTCTTCTCCACAGCTTCGAGGCTCGCACAAGGCGCCACAAAACAGACGCTCTTCCTACACGTCCTGCGCCGCTCCATCACGCTGTATGTAATCGGCCTCGCGATCCACAGCTTCCCCTTCTTCAACTTCCACACCATGCGCTTCTACGGCGTGCTTCCCCGCATCGCCATCTGTTACTTCCTCATTGCCTCGCTCTACATCATCAGTCCCGGCTGGCGCAGCAAAGCAGTTCTCGCGATCTCCGCTCTAGCTGCCTATTGGATCCTCATGCGCTTCGTTCCTGTCCCTGGATACGGCGTCCCCACGCACGACATTCCCCTGCTCGATCGCGACGCAAACCTCACCGCATGGCTCGACCGCCAGTTATTTTCAGCGTCTCATCTTTACGAGCACACCCGCGACCCCGAAGGTCTTCTCAGTACGATCCCTGCGCTAGCCACCGCTCTCTTCGGCGTTCTCACCGGCATCTGGCTGCGCACCCAGCGCACGCTCAACCAGAAGATAACCGGCATCGCCATCGCTGGCCTCAGCGGCATTCTCCTGGGCGGCCTCTGGAACCTCTCCTTCCCCATCAACAAAAAACTCTGGACCAGCTCCTTCGTCCTCTTCGCCGGCGGTCTCAGCCTCTCCTTCCTCGCCCTCAGCCTCTTCCTCGTCGATCTACCCGGGAAAAAACCCGCCAAACAAGATCACTCCGGCGTCCTCAAACCCTTCTTCATCTTTGGAACCAACGCCATCGTCGCCTACGCCTTCTCGGAGCTGCTCGCAGCCGCCATCGCCAGCATTCATGTGCACCCCGGCGTCAATCTGCAGCAATCCATCTTTCGCTCCATCCAACATTTGGTTCCGAATATACCCTTCGCCTCTCTGCTCTACGGCCTAGCGTTCGTAGCTGTCTGCTGGCTCTTCGTCGCCGTGCTCTACCGCCGCAAAATCTTTATCAAAATCTAA
- a CDS encoding alpha-N-acetylglucosaminidase codes for MLLKQMLAIPLLPVALILAGLTMPPAFASAESSTAPAEGVLQRLMPHLAPQLQLALVPKPDHKDYFRISGTRGHIRVEAATQPTLLYGVNWYLKYVAHLQISPNGSLLGSPNFTLPAPDAPIEKPALYPWRYALNENVDGYSAPYWDQQRWQHEIDLLALSGTNAILIERGMDLVLYQTFRDAGYSDQAIRNWIVQPAHQNWQLMGNMCCFQGPISKELLEKRSRSAQQLIATLRSLGITPVLPGYYGIVPADFASLHPGAHVITQGDWNGFTRPGWLDPRDPNFDKLAASFYRHQRELYGDSAIYDMEIFQEGGAAGDVPVPAAAKKVQQALMRDHPDALWMLLGWQQNPTQELLSSLDTSHVLIAEIEQGRIPREDRDREFRGASWLYGGLWEFGGRTTMGAPLYDYAVRLPRMAALPGSRIVGTAVFTEGMDTNPFAFDLYTEMAWHADPVDLTEWTNAYATRRYGADDPHARRAWQILLKTAYGYRADGNTQHGERDASQDSLFNSQPSLTATRAATWSPDVLRYNPADFAPALTELLEVNPSLRSTETYRYDLVDVARQTMANESRRLLPLIKQAYDSKDKTAFARLTKEWLRDMQLQDQLLQTSPFFLLGRWLSFVPPWASSPTELDRLNYDARSILTTWGDRKASEYGLHEYGNRDWAGLTRDYYMARWQMYFDSLSASLETGEAPKTIDWYAFGDQWNHSQKAYDATPHGDSYDAALAIAHTLHLALPINNPRHTSKL; via the coding sequence ATGCTTTTGAAGCAGATGCTCGCAATCCCGCTACTCCCCGTCGCTCTCATCCTCGCCGGTCTCACGATGCCGCCCGCATTCGCATCTGCCGAGTCCTCGACGGCACCCGCCGAAGGTGTTCTCCAGCGTCTCATGCCTCATCTCGCGCCACAGCTTCAACTGGCTCTCGTCCCTAAGCCCGATCACAAAGACTACTTCCGCATCAGCGGCACGCGAGGCCACATTCGCGTCGAAGCCGCCACGCAACCGACCCTGCTATACGGCGTCAATTGGTATCTGAAGTATGTGGCCCACCTGCAGATTTCGCCAAACGGCTCTCTACTCGGCTCTCCCAATTTCACCCTCCCCGCGCCAGACGCACCCATCGAGAAACCCGCACTCTACCCCTGGCGGTACGCCTTGAATGAAAACGTCGACGGCTACTCCGCCCCCTACTGGGATCAGCAGCGTTGGCAGCATGAGATCGACCTTCTCGCCCTGAGCGGCACCAACGCCATCCTCATCGAGCGCGGCATGGATCTCGTCCTCTATCAGACCTTCCGCGACGCCGGCTACTCCGACCAGGCCATCCGCAACTGGATCGTCCAGCCAGCCCATCAGAACTGGCAGCTCATGGGCAACATGTGCTGCTTCCAGGGCCCCATCTCAAAGGAGCTTCTCGAGAAGCGATCGCGCTCAGCACAACAACTCATCGCCACCCTTCGCAGCCTCGGCATCACGCCCGTCCTGCCCGGCTACTACGGCATCGTCCCCGCAGACTTCGCCTCCCTTCACCCCGGCGCACACGTCATCACGCAAGGCGACTGGAACGGATTCACTCGCCCCGGCTGGCTCGATCCCCGCGATCCAAACTTCGACAAACTCGCAGCATCCTTCTACCGCCATCAGCGCGAACTCTATGGCGACTCAGCCATCTACGACATGGAGATCTTCCAGGAGGGTGGAGCCGCCGGCGACGTCCCAGTCCCCGCCGCCGCAAAAAAAGTACAGCAAGCCCTCATGCGCGACCATCCCGACGCACTGTGGATGCTGCTCGGATGGCAGCAGAACCCAACCCAGGAGCTGCTCTCCTCCCTCGACACCAGCCACGTCCTCATAGCCGAGATCGAGCAGGGTCGCATTCCCCGAGAGGACCGTGACCGCGAGTTTCGCGGCGCATCCTGGCTCTACGGCGGCCTGTGGGAGTTCGGCGGACGCACCACCATGGGAGCACCGCTCTACGACTACGCAGTTCGCCTCCCCAGGATGGCTGCGCTCCCCGGCAGCCGCATCGTCGGCACCGCCGTCTTCACCGAAGGCATGGACACCAACCCCTTCGCCTTCGACCTCTACACCGAGATGGCCTGGCACGCCGATCCAGTCGACCTCACCGAATGGACCAACGCCTACGCGACCCGCCGATACGGAGCAGACGATCCACACGCTCGTCGCGCCTGGCAGATCCTGCTCAAAACAGCCTACGGCTACCGAGCCGACGGCAACACACAGCACGGCGAACGCGACGCCTCACAAGACTCGCTCTTCAACTCCCAGCCGTCCCTCACCGCAACCCGCGCCGCAACCTGGTCCCCCGACGTCCTGCGCTATAACCCAGCCGACTTCGCCCCCGCACTCACCGAACTCCTCGAAGTCAACCCCTCACTACGCTCCACCGAAACCTACCGCTACGACCTGGTCGATGTAGCCCGACAAACCATGGCCAACGAGAGCCGCCGCCTCTTGCCGCTGATCAAACAGGCCTACGATTCCAAAGACAAAACCGCCTTCGCCAGACTCACGAAGGAGTGGCTTCGCGACATGCAGCTACAGGACCAGCTCCTCCAGACCAGTCCCTTCTTCCTCCTCGGCAGATGGCTCTCCTTCGTCCCACCCTGGGCCTCCTCACCCACAGAACTCGACCGTCTCAACTACGACGCCCGCTCCATCCTCACCACCTGGGGCGATCGCAAAGCCAGCGAGTACGGCCTCCACGAGTATGGCAACCGCGACTGGGCCGGCCTGACCCGCGACTACTACATGGCGCGCTGGCAGATGTACTTCGACTCGCTCTCCGCCTCACTCGAAACCGGCGAGGCTCCGAAAACCATCGACTGGTATGCCTTCGGCGACCAGTGGAATCACAGCCAGAAAGCCTACGACGCCACACCGCACGGTGACTCCTACGACGCTGCCCTGGCCATCGCGCATACACTTCATCTAGCTCTCCCAATCAACAACCCGAGGCACACCAGTAAACTATGA
- a CDS encoding EamA family transporter, translating into MALALERVRRTRLSLHGLGVVCGLTAGVWLGAAEAPTKLVNAGFSPFAISLCMVAGVFTARWTFPTLLKGTGYVFEDLSERKHLIVWALLAGALWAVANTLTVFAIRDVGLAVAFPMWNANSLIGLFWGRVLFRELEGASRGNTAKVVLGAIAIVIAAVMLGFSTIHGGAVGSHALRGIVAALGASLMWGTMYVPYRKAYLSGMNPLSFVTVFTVGELGTVLALTLALDGGLHSSAFQLFHMPGVLFWLFLGGFVWVVGDLFQQFAAKYLGIGRGIPLSNTNQLWGLAWGALVFGELAKADRQHRWMVIGWSIIMILGALAISTAVASAKEQSSTNEAVLRECNRYGLDYQRTMMAQAGDELGRRDGRRRWWDYLIVVTASAVFVTLGVRAVVPPLTMDLGWVVILIAVLLVSLLVGGWSLWRRTQFS; encoded by the coding sequence ATGGCACTTGCGTTAGAGCGGGTAAGAAGGACGCGGTTGTCTCTGCATGGTTTGGGCGTCGTCTGCGGATTGACGGCGGGCGTTTGGCTGGGGGCGGCGGAAGCTCCCACGAAGCTTGTGAATGCGGGGTTCTCGCCGTTTGCTATCTCTCTGTGTATGGTTGCTGGGGTGTTCACGGCGCGGTGGACGTTTCCCACGCTGCTGAAAGGGACGGGGTATGTCTTCGAGGATCTGTCGGAGAGGAAGCATCTGATTGTCTGGGCGCTGCTGGCAGGCGCGCTGTGGGCGGTCGCAAATACTTTGACTGTCTTTGCGATTCGAGATGTTGGGTTGGCGGTGGCGTTTCCGATGTGGAATGCGAACTCGCTGATTGGATTGTTCTGGGGACGAGTTCTGTTTCGTGAGTTGGAGGGGGCGAGCCGAGGGAATACTGCAAAGGTGGTGCTGGGCGCGATTGCGATCGTGATTGCTGCGGTGATGCTGGGGTTCAGCACGATCCACGGCGGGGCGGTAGGGAGTCATGCTCTTCGCGGAATCGTTGCGGCGTTGGGCGCAAGTTTGATGTGGGGGACGATGTATGTTCCGTATCGCAAGGCTTATCTGAGCGGGATGAATCCTCTGTCGTTCGTGACGGTGTTTACGGTGGGAGAGCTGGGAACGGTGCTGGCGTTGACGCTGGCTCTGGATGGCGGGTTGCACTCGTCGGCGTTCCAACTGTTCCATATGCCGGGGGTTTTGTTCTGGCTTTTTCTGGGTGGGTTCGTCTGGGTGGTGGGCGATCTGTTCCAGCAGTTCGCGGCGAAGTATCTGGGGATTGGGCGCGGGATCCCGCTCTCGAATACGAATCAGCTTTGGGGACTTGCGTGGGGCGCGTTGGTGTTTGGCGAGCTGGCGAAGGCTGATCGGCAGCACAGGTGGATGGTCATTGGATGGTCCATAATCATGATCCTTGGTGCACTCGCGATCAGCACGGCGGTTGCTTCAGCGAAGGAGCAAAGCTCAACGAATGAGGCGGTGCTGCGAGAGTGCAATCGGTATGGCCTGGACTATCAGCGAACGATGATGGCGCAGGCGGGAGATGAGTTGGGCCGGAGAGATGGGCGGCGTCGCTGGTGGGATTATCTGATCGTTGTGACGGCCAGTGCAGTCTTTGTCACGCTGGGAGTTCGCGCAGTGGTGCCGCCGCTGACGATGGACCTTGGCTGGGTCGTGATTCTGATCGCGGTTCTGCTGGTTAGTCTCCTTGTTGGAGGATGGAGTCTTTGGCGGCGGACGCAATTCAGCTAG
- a CDS encoding TetR/AcrR family transcriptional regulator, translating to MSMSSTMSSPRRAPQQERGERRVAQLLDAAASLLAEVGYDAATMTEIADRANASIGTVYQYFPNKPAIVLALRSQYVAEMEERWAHLNEETVAEMSAEQIAHRFVELTTDFVEEHPAYFAILDAPVKYKRSQEARNRLRERIAKVFRSKKPAISQEVAFRMANVALGIIKSMNKLYAETNSKEREELVKEYKVALAAYLNSRLAPFHKDRMQK from the coding sequence ATGAGCATGTCCTCAACAATGTCAAGCCCAAGGCGGGCTCCCCAGCAGGAGCGGGGCGAACGGCGGGTCGCACAGTTGCTCGATGCCGCTGCGTCTTTGTTGGCTGAAGTTGGCTACGACGCCGCCACCATGACAGAGATCGCCGACCGAGCCAATGCATCCATCGGAACGGTCTATCAGTACTTTCCCAACAAGCCGGCCATCGTCCTGGCACTTCGGAGCCAATACGTCGCAGAGATGGAGGAGCGCTGGGCGCACCTCAACGAGGAGACTGTGGCGGAGATGTCGGCCGAGCAAATAGCCCATCGGTTTGTCGAGCTGACGACAGATTTCGTAGAGGAACACCCGGCCTACTTTGCAATCCTCGACGCTCCTGTGAAATACAAGCGTAGCCAGGAAGCAAGAAACCGCTTACGGGAGCGAATCGCTAAGGTATTCCGAAGCAAAAAACCTGCCATCTCGCAGGAAGTGGCATTCCGAATGGCGAACGTCGCTCTAGGCATCATCAAGAGCATGAACAAGCTCTATGCAGAAACCAACTCCAAAGAGCGAGAAGAACTGGTCAAGGAATACAAGGTCGCTCTCGCAGCCTATCTAAATTCGCGCCTGGCCCCATTCCATAAAGATCGAATGCAGAAGTGA
- a CDS encoding cysteine hydrolase: MAITSLDPKTALVIIDLQNGIVAMPTAHPVGEVVKQASALAGAFRRYDLPVVLVNVSAGAPGRTEQAPRVREFPAGWTDLVPELNQQPEDHAVTKRTWGAFTGTGLEERLKKLGVTQVVIVGVATSSGVESTARQAHECGFNVTLAVDAMTDFNLDAHTNSIMRIFPRLGETGTTREILDRLDDSRA, translated from the coding sequence ATGGCGATAACCTCGCTTGACCCGAAGACTGCTCTCGTTATCATCGATCTGCAGAACGGCATCGTTGCGATGCCTACAGCGCATCCCGTGGGAGAGGTCGTGAAGCAAGCCAGCGCGTTAGCAGGCGCGTTCCGTCGGTATGATCTGCCGGTAGTGCTTGTCAACGTCTCTGCCGGAGCACCTGGCCGGACGGAACAGGCTCCGAGGGTTCGTGAGTTTCCTGCCGGATGGACCGATCTGGTTCCTGAGTTGAATCAGCAGCCTGAGGACCATGCCGTGACGAAGCGGACCTGGGGAGCGTTTACGGGCACTGGCCTTGAGGAGCGTCTGAAGAAGCTGGGCGTCACGCAGGTTGTCATCGTCGGCGTCGCAACTAGTTCCGGTGTTGAGTCAACGGCCCGCCAGGCGCACGAGTGCGGCTTCAATGTCACCCTCGCCGTTGACGCTATGACAGATTTTAACCTCGATGCTCATACCAACAGCATCATGCGGATCTTTCCGCGTTTGGGCGAAACGGGCACGACTCGGGAGATTCTTGATCGCCTCGACGACAGCCGCGCGTGA
- a CDS encoding MFS transporter produces MKGTFRSLNSFNYRVWTGGALISNVGTWMQRTAQDWIVLTQLTHHNATAVGVVMALQFGPQVLLLPLTGFAADHLDRRKLLIATQAAMGALALGLGILTVAGIIQLWHVYVFAFLLGCVTAFDSPTRQSFVSELVGEADLSNAVGLNSTSFNAARMIGPAIAGVLIAVVGSGWVFVINAASFVAVLCSLSLLRVGELHREARAVRKRGSLIEGFRYVWKRPDLKAIFLMLFLVGTFGINFPIFISTMSVTVFHAEASLYGLLTSTMAIGSVAGALLAARRERPNMTPLLAGAAVFGVGLALAAIMPNYWLFGLALIVIGVSAQTFTTSTNSLVQLSTEPEMRGRVLAILLAVVFGGTPMGAPIVGWIADRFGPRWALGIGAASGFAAAIVGVYYLAKYRHLRVSFDAGRLRFTVDEGSFAAR; encoded by the coding sequence ATGAAAGGCACCTTCCGTTCGCTGAATAGCTTCAACTATCGAGTGTGGACTGGCGGGGCGCTAATCTCTAACGTTGGAACGTGGATGCAGCGCACCGCGCAGGATTGGATCGTCCTCACGCAGCTGACCCACCACAATGCGACCGCTGTCGGTGTGGTCATGGCGCTCCAGTTCGGCCCGCAGGTGCTCTTATTGCCGCTGACTGGTTTTGCCGCGGATCATCTCGATCGGCGAAAGCTCCTGATCGCTACTCAGGCGGCGATGGGAGCGCTGGCCCTGGGACTGGGGATTCTTACTGTTGCTGGGATCATTCAGTTGTGGCATGTATATGTATTTGCGTTTTTGCTGGGTTGCGTGACTGCGTTCGATTCGCCGACACGTCAGAGCTTCGTCTCGGAGTTGGTCGGAGAGGCTGATTTGTCGAATGCAGTGGGGCTAAATTCGACCTCATTTAATGCTGCGCGGATGATCGGTCCGGCCATCGCAGGCGTTCTTATCGCTGTCGTGGGCTCCGGATGGGTGTTCGTTATCAATGCGGCTTCTTTTGTCGCCGTGCTTTGCTCGCTAAGCCTCCTTCGCGTGGGGGAACTTCATCGCGAGGCGAGAGCCGTCCGCAAACGTGGGAGCCTCATCGAAGGGTTTCGTTACGTTTGGAAGAGGCCCGATCTAAAGGCTATTTTTCTCATGCTTTTTTTGGTTGGTACGTTCGGAATCAACTTCCCGATCTTTATCTCAACCATGTCCGTGACCGTCTTCCACGCTGAAGCGAGCCTGTACGGGCTCTTGACGTCGACTATGGCGATTGGGTCGGTTGCCGGCGCGCTTCTCGCCGCGAGACGAGAAAGACCTAACATGACGCCGTTGCTAGCAGGTGCGGCGGTCTTCGGTGTCGGCTTGGCACTAGCGGCGATCATGCCTAACTACTGGCTCTTTGGCCTCGCTCTTATCGTTATCGGAGTGTCTGCGCAGACTTTCACTACCTCGACGAACAGCTTGGTGCAACTCTCAACCGAGCCCGAGATGCGTGGACGTGTGTTGGCCATCCTTCTCGCTGTGGTCTTCGGGGGCACACCCATGGGCGCGCCGATTGTCGGCTGGATCGCTGATAGATTTGGGCCGCGTTGGGCGCTTGGCATTGGCGCTGCTTCAGGGTTTGCCGCAGCGATTGTCGGCGTCTACTATCTCGCGAAGTACCGTCATCTACGGGTGAGCTTCGACGCTGGACGCCTTCGCTTCACCGTGGATGAAGGTAGTTTCGCTGCACGCTAA
- a CDS encoding DinB family protein yields the protein MNTEASLIDSALRGWKANVDRTTKLFDALTEEQLLEQVAPGKNRLIYLWGHLAASSDALLPLLGLGPRLHPELDSIFISNPDGHFQNLPTGAHLKRIWNEINDALWTAFSNLSSSDWAQRHTAVSEEDFKLEPHRNRFTILLGRTAHLAYHFGQAKLAQQR from the coding sequence ATGAACACAGAAGCTTCGCTCATCGACTCGGCGCTCCGCGGGTGGAAGGCAAACGTTGACCGCACTACGAAACTCTTCGACGCTCTAACCGAGGAGCAGCTTCTCGAGCAGGTCGCTCCCGGAAAGAACAGGCTTATCTATCTCTGGGGTCACTTGGCGGCCAGCAGCGACGCGCTCCTTCCTCTGTTGGGATTAGGCCCGAGACTCCATCCGGAACTCGATTCGATCTTTATCTCCAATCCCGACGGGCACTTCCAGAATCTCCCCACGGGAGCACACCTGAAGCGAATCTGGAATGAAATCAACGATGCCCTATGGACAGCGTTCTCGAACTTGTCAAGCTCGGACTGGGCACAAAGACACACCGCCGTCTCCGAAGAAGACTTCAAGCTCGAACCTCATCGCAACCGCTTCACCATCCTGCTCGGCAGAACCGCACATCTCGCATATCACTTCGGCCAGGCAAAGCTAGCGCAGCAAAGATAA
- a CDS encoding SDR family NAD(P)-dependent oxidoreductase: MGKLDGKVAVITAATSGMALATAKLFVKEGAYVFITGRRQDKLDEAVKAIGKNVTGVQGDASNLADLDRLYETVKKEKGKIDVLFASAGQGEFAKIGEVTEEHFDKTFDLNVRGTLFTVQKALPLFNDGGSIFMNGSIASIKGFPAFSVYSASKAAVRSFARTWLNDLKDRKIRVNVLSPGTIDTPILDPLGPDAKEYFKTLIPRGEIGRPEEIATVALFLASDDSSFVNGIELFVDGGTAQI; encoded by the coding sequence ATGGGCAAGCTCGATGGAAAAGTAGCAGTCATCACCGCCGCAACGTCAGGCATGGCACTCGCCACCGCTAAGCTCTTCGTAAAAGAAGGCGCATATGTCTTCATCACAGGCCGTCGCCAGGACAAACTCGATGAAGCTGTCAAGGCAATCGGCAAGAATGTGACAGGTGTACAGGGCGACGCCTCAAACCTCGCCGACCTCGATCGCCTATACGAGACCGTAAAAAAAGAAAAAGGAAAGATCGACGTCCTCTTCGCCAGTGCGGGCCAGGGCGAGTTCGCCAAGATCGGCGAAGTCACCGAAGAGCACTTCGATAAAACATTCGACCTCAACGTGCGTGGCACACTCTTCACCGTGCAGAAGGCCCTCCCGCTTTTCAACGACGGCGGCTCCATCTTCATGAACGGCTCCATCGCCAGCATCAAGGGCTTCCCAGCCTTCAGCGTCTACAGCGCCAGCAAAGCCGCGGTGCGATCTTTTGCGCGCACGTGGCTCAACGATCTCAAGGACCGCAAAATCCGTGTCAACGTCCTCAGCCCAGGGACGATCGACACCCCCATTCTCGATCCGCTCGGCCCCGACGCGAAGGAATACTTCAAGACGCTCATCCCGCGTGGCGAAATCGGCCGCCCCGAAGAGATCGCAACCGTTGCGCTCTTTCTCGCCTCCGACGATTCCAGTTTCGTCAACGGCATCGAGCTATTTGTCGATGGCGGAACTGCACAGATCTAA
- a CDS encoding glucose 1-dehydrogenase, with amino-acid sequence MSKLKGKVAVVTGASKGIGAAIAKSLASEGASVVVNYASSKSGADTVVSAITAAGGKAVAVGGDVSKAAEAQGIIDAAIKNYGRLDILVNNSGVYEFSPLETVTEEQFHKIFNINVLGVLLTTQAASKHLGEGASIINIGSGVSSITPPNSAVYTGTKGALDAITGVLAKELGPRKIRVNSVNPGIVDTEGTQSAGFIGSDFEKALVAQTPLGRAGRVDDIASVVTFFASDDAKWITGERVITGGGLR; translated from the coding sequence ATGAGCAAGCTCAAGGGTAAAGTAGCAGTCGTCACTGGCGCATCCAAGGGTATCGGAGCCGCCATCGCCAAGTCGCTCGCCTCCGAAGGTGCATCCGTAGTCGTCAACTACGCCTCCAGCAAGTCTGGTGCAGACACCGTCGTCTCCGCCATCACCGCAGCCGGAGGCAAAGCCGTCGCCGTGGGTGGTGACGTCTCCAAAGCCGCAGAAGCGCAGGGCATCATCGACGCAGCCATCAAGAACTACGGGCGCCTCGACATCCTCGTCAATAACTCCGGTGTCTACGAGTTTTCCCCCCTCGAAACCGTAACCGAAGAGCAGTTCCACAAGATCTTCAACATCAACGTGCTCGGCGTTTTGCTCACCACCCAAGCAGCGTCCAAACATCTCGGCGAAGGGGCCAGCATCATCAACATCGGCTCTGGCGTCAGCAGCATTACCCCTCCCAACAGCGCCGTCTACACCGGCACCAAGGGCGCTCTCGACGCCATCACCGGCGTCCTCGCAAAGGAACTCGGTCCGCGTAAGATCCGCGTCAACTCCGTCAACCCCGGCATTGTCGATACCGAAGGCACGCAATCCGCAGGCTTCATCGGATCCGACTTCGAGAAGGCCCTCGTCGCGCAAACTCCCCTCGGTCGCGCAGGCCGCGTCGACGACATCGCCTCCGTCGTAACCTTCTTTGCATCCGACGACGCAAAGTGGATCACCGGCGAGCGCGTCATCACCGGCGGCGGTCTCCGCTAA
- a CDS encoding ArsR/SmtB family transcription factor gives MRPLFHPSVQDVTVEAILHALSDPVRVAIYADIVGQDCSHNCVAFSNISEKPIPKSTLSQHFKILREAGLIRGERQGVEMHNTSRCAEIDKRFPGLIGTIVAAHKIQLADGDRQTKAAKGNAARRTVRSK, from the coding sequence ATGAGGCCCTTATTCCACCCCTCGGTCCAGGACGTGACGGTTGAAGCGATCCTTCATGCCTTGTCCGACCCTGTGCGTGTGGCGATCTATGCCGACATCGTAGGACAGGATTGTTCGCACAACTGTGTGGCGTTTTCGAATATCAGCGAGAAGCCGATACCGAAGTCAACGCTTTCTCAGCATTTCAAGATACTTCGCGAGGCCGGGCTGATTCGGGGCGAGCGTCAGGGCGTTGAGATGCACAACACGTCTCGTTGCGCGGAGATCGACAAGCGCTTTCCAGGGTTGATTGGAACTATTGTTGCGGCGCATAAGATCCAGTTGGCTGACGGTGATCGGCAGACGAAAGCGGCTAAGGGGAACGCTGCTCGGCGGACTGTAAGAAGTAAGTAA